In Phocoena phocoena chromosome 11, mPhoPho1.1, whole genome shotgun sequence, one DNA window encodes the following:
- the ETFRF1 gene encoding electron transfer flavoprotein regulatory factor 1: MASSLRGEVLNLYKNLLYLGRDYPKGADYFKRRLKSVFLKNKDVKDPEKIKELIEQGQFVMKELEALYFLKKYRAMKQRYYSDTNKTN, encoded by the exons ATGGCCAGTTCTTTAAGAGGAGAAGTACTGaatctttataaaaat ctgcTGTATCTTGGACGAGACTATCCAAAAGGAGCAGACTATTTTAAAAGGCGTCTGAAGAgtgttttccttaaaaacaaagatGTGAAGGACCCAGAGAAGATCAAAGAACTTATTGAACAGGGCCAATTTGTAATGAAAGAACTAGAAGCATTATACTTCCTTAAGAAATATAGAGCTATGAAACAACGCTATTACTCAGATACCAACAAAACTAACTGA